The DNA region TATTTAAATTAACCCCCAAATCTCTTTTAAACTCATATGCATATGCAAATCTCACCCTTGAACTTATATGAGTACCGGCCATCAAAGCATGACTTTTATATGAAGAATAAGTAGCTCCAGCCCAGAAATAGTCAGTAATTTCGAAAATCAAATTTAAATCTGCCCGTACTTTTGAATCCGGGAAATACGAGATTCTGAGGTTTGGATAAAGTTTGTAAGAATCGCTAAGCTTAACCCTGTACCCAGCCATCATCATATAATTTCTTTTTTTACTGAAGAAAGGTTTGCCTTCATTACCATAAAGGTTCTGCTTGTCACTCATGATGAGGTCAGGGGCTGTAAAACCTGCATAAAAGTTTTTGGCAGAAAGTTGCAATCCTGCTCCTGCTTTGGGCATCATAGCACTCACATTGGAAGCTTCAACAACGGGGTCTCCCTGATCCCATACTCTGTCCAGATAAGCAGTACTGAACTTAGCTGAGGTAAATCCCATTCTCAAACCCATGGAAAGCTTCCATTTGCTTGTGAGCGGAACGTAATATGCATAATTAAGAAGAAAGTCTGTATTTCTATTCGCTCCGAATTTGTCATAGTTTAAATTAAGACCCAGTGCCATTTTCTTTGCAGGAAATCTGTAATCTGCCCAGAACATATTGGTAACAGGAGCCCCATTCATACCTGTCCATTGAAATCTTGACACGAGATTTGCATTGAACTGTGTTTCCTGCATACCCGCGGCGGCAGGGTTATAGATCAATTGATTAAACATGAAATTAGAAACCAGGGGCATTTGCTGTGCCATGGTATTTATAGTCAGGCTTACTAAAAATACTGATAATAAAAGATAGCGAAACATGAGCTGTATATTACTTTAAATATTGAATTCTAAAACTTAGTACTTTACTTCTACAAATCCTTTGAGAACATTAGCTCCATTTTTAAATACATAATAATAGGTCCCTTCTGTAATCTGATCTCCATTATTTGTTTTCCCATTCCAGTCATTGAGATAATTATCCTTGCTGTATTTGATATCTCCCCATTTATCAAAGACTTCCAGTTTATTGTCTGATTTGTCGTTAACTCCTCTTATGACAAAGTAATCATTCTTTCCATCATCATTAGGAGTTATAATTTCCGGGGCCTCCAAAGCATCCTGAGCTTTAAGAGTAATCATATAATCTTCTGTCTCCCCTGCTTCACCTGAAAGAATGCATGCATCCGAAGATGTAAAGCGACCATTGGTTCTGCATCTTACTCTCAATCTCCTGCTACCCGCATATTCTTTAGAACTTTTAATGATGATAGGTTTCACTGAAAAAAGAGAATCTTCTCCGAAGGATGCATTTACAAATTCGTCAGCATCTTCGAAATCTCCATCATTATTATAATCTATCCAGATACCGATGTATTTACTGGATTTGCCTATAGAACCTATTTCAAGATCTGCAGTGTATACATTCCCGAGAAAAAGCTCTGTAGTTCTGCCTGATTCTGTAAAATCGGTATATCCGGTTCCCTGACATCCTGAAGAATCACTTTTCAGCGTATTAATCCTGAATGAATTGATATGCGTAGCAAAACATGGAGCAAAACTTTTAGGGCAGCTATTTTCGCTTATATTGCCATCTGTTGCATCCTGCACCACCTGAATCTCTTTTCTTAACAAAGATCTTAATGCCCCTTGCTGATCATAAACTCTGCAAGTTAGCAATCCATCGCTGGCAGTTTCTGTGAAATATATATTAACCTTATTGGTAGAGTCGCCTTCCTGATTGGTGTTGAGCAAGTATGCATTTTCCCCTGAAAAAGACCATTCATAATAGTATTCTTTTCTATAAGGAATTACAGCATAGGTCTGTACTTTTTTGGCGCCTGTATAGTTTTTACCCACCAGAAATTCAGCTGCAGGAGAAACTAAAATGGCTTGGATAGCATTAGAACCTTCATAATCTATACTTCCTTCTATATATGCTGTAATGAGTGTAATTCCTGCACCTGTAACAATCAGAGTACTATCACTGATTTCAGCAACATTTGGATTATCCGATTTAAACAAAACAGGAAGGTTGAAAGAAGCATTTGCAATAAGAGGAGTACTGCCACTTGCTATGTTTAATTTGGGCAATTCGTTAAATCTTATGCTTGTATTGATTCTCGTTTTAACTTTAAATGCACTAAAATCATATCCGGTTGATCTGGCAAATACTAAGTTGTAGTCGGAGGTCAGAACTGCGTTATTAAATGATGTTGAAAAATCTGAAATCTGCTCATAACCAAAAGAGCCAAACTGTCCTTTTTCATTCAGTTTGACAAGTCTCAATCTTTTACTCGTAAAATTTCCATTCAAATAAGTTGCTTCAATTGCAGCTAAAATATTTCCATTCGGCAATATAAATATCGACCTTCCTAGTTCCAGGTAAGCAAAAAGGTTGACAAGCCTTCCGTTAGTTGCAAATAATGAATCTATTTTTCCGGAATTAGTTAAACGCATAATAACACTTTGATTGTTCACGTGCCCAACTGTTACCAGTTTACCATCTTTCTGAAAGGCCAGATCTGCAATTAATTCCTCAGCGACAACCTCTCTTTTGTAAAAGCCTTTTGCTCCAAAATTTGTATTGATAATCCCATCGGATTTAAGCATTGCTATTGCAGGATTGGTCATTGAAGATGTTTTAACCGGCATAGGATAATAACCTCCCAAGGCAATGCTGGTTTCATTCAATGCAATCTGATAGCAGGCTACATGTTCTAATATGGTTACACCTTTGCTTCCAAAAGTTCTGTCAACTTCTCCATCGTCATTCAACCGGAAAACCACTGTAGTAGGACCATTTATAAACATATCGATTGAATCAATATATGATCCAACGGCAAGAATTTTATCTCCCTGTCTTTTCAGTGAATATATTCCTGTCATTTTCTTGGTAGTGAGATCAGGAAAAAACTTCCCCTCTTTTCCGAACGTCTTGTCAATATTGCCATCGCGAGTCAATCGGATAATTACCGGCAAAGTAGTTCTTGCCGCCTTATAATACCCTCCTATCAGAATCCTTCCGGCCTTATCAATTGCAACTGTTTCAGCATAATCATCTGTAGAATCTGAAATAGAATATACTCCCCTGCCTTTTGATGCAAAACTTTCATCAAGCGTTCCATCCGGATTGATTCTTACAC from Sporocytophaga myxococcoides includes:
- a CDS encoding gliding motility-associated C-terminal domain-containing protein, whose translation is MHKSSFLILFYFLIVFSSIAQPAAIDSSFNKAGVSPGIFETRFYGKEEEARRIAAQSDEKMVMVGTSLNGSDGHVFTCVRINPDGTLDESFASKGRGVYSISDSTDDYAETVAIDKAGRILIGGYYKAARTTLPVIIRLTRDGNIDKTFGKEGKFFPDLTTKKMTGIYSLKRQGDKILAVGSYIDSIDMFINGPTTVVFRLNDDGEVDRTFGSKGVTILEHVACYQIALNETSIALGGYYPMPVKTSSMTNPAIAMLKSDGIINTNFGAKGFYKREVVAEELIADLAFQKDGKLVTVGHVNNQSVIMRLTNSGKIDSLFATNGRLVNLFAYLELGRSIFILPNGNILAAIEATYLNGNFTSKRLRLVKLNEKGQFGSFGYEQISDFSTSFNNAVLTSDYNLVFARSTGYDFSAFKVKTRINTSIRFNELPKLNIASGSTPLIANASFNLPVLFKSDNPNVAEISDSTLIVTGAGITLITAYIEGSIDYEGSNAIQAILVSPAAEFLVGKNYTGAKKVQTYAVIPYRKEYYYEWSFSGENAYLLNTNQEGDSTNKVNIYFTETASDGLLTCRVYDQQGALRSLLRKEIQVVQDATDGNISENSCPKSFAPCFATHINSFRINTLKSDSSGCQGTGYTDFTESGRTTELFLGNVYTADLEIGSIGKSSKYIGIWIDYNNDGDFEDADEFVNASFGEDSLFSVKPIIIKSSKEYAGSRRLRVRCRTNGRFTSSDACILSGEAGETEDYMITLKAQDALEAPEIITPNDDGKNDYFVIRGVNDKSDNKLEVFDKWGDIKYSKDNYLNDWNGKTNNGDQITEGTYYYVFKNGANVLKGFVEVKY
- a CDS encoding PorP/SprF family type IX secretion system membrane protein, whose product is MFRYLLLSVFLVSLTINTMAQQMPLVSNFMFNQLIYNPAAAGMQETQFNANLVSRFQWTGMNGAPVTNMFWADYRFPAKKMALGLNLNYDKFGANRNTDFLLNYAYYVPLTSKWKLSMGLRMGFTSAKFSTAYLDRVWDQGDPVVEASNVSAMMPKAGAGLQLSAKNFYAGFTAPDLIMSDKQNLYGNEGKPFFSKKRNYMMMAGYRVKLSDSYKLYPNLRISYFPDSKVRADLNLIFEITDYFWAGATYSSYKSHALMAGTHISSRVRFAYAYEFKRDLGVNLNTHEINLMLNLDGLFRKK